From Streptomyces zhihengii, the proteins below share one genomic window:
- a CDS encoding cation diffusion facilitator family transporter: MSASGGTKAIVAALLANLSIAVAKFVAFIFSGSSSMLAESVHSLADSGNQGLLLLGGKKAQREATPQHPFGYGRERYIYAFLVSIVLFSVGGMFAIYEGYEKIRHPHEITAWYWPVGVLVFAIIAETFSFRTAIKESNTLRGKLTWSQFVRRAKAPELPVVLLEDLGALVGLILALGGVGLALLTGDGVWDGIGTLCIGILLIVIAIVLAAETKSLLLGEAAGLDDIEKIKDATVDGETVTRIIHMRTLHLGPEELLVAAKVAVRKNETAQEVASAINAAEERIRAAVPIARVIYLEPDIYSEAAAAAGTNPGKAPGGQEH; encoded by the coding sequence ATGAGCGCGTCAGGCGGAACCAAGGCCATCGTGGCCGCGTTGTTGGCCAACCTCTCGATCGCGGTGGCGAAGTTCGTGGCGTTCATCTTCAGCGGTTCGTCCTCGATGCTCGCGGAGAGCGTCCACTCGCTCGCCGACTCGGGCAACCAGGGACTGCTGCTGCTCGGCGGCAAGAAGGCGCAGCGCGAAGCCACCCCCCAGCACCCCTTCGGGTACGGGCGTGAGCGCTACATCTACGCCTTCCTCGTCTCGATCGTCCTGTTCTCCGTCGGCGGCATGTTCGCCATCTACGAGGGCTACGAGAAGATCCGCCACCCGCACGAGATCACGGCCTGGTACTGGCCCGTCGGCGTCCTCGTCTTCGCGATCATCGCCGAGACCTTCTCCTTCCGGACGGCGATCAAGGAGTCCAACACCCTGCGCGGCAAGCTGACCTGGTCGCAGTTCGTGCGCCGGGCGAAGGCCCCCGAACTCCCCGTGGTCCTGCTGGAGGACCTGGGCGCGCTCGTCGGTCTGATCCTGGCCCTCGGCGGCGTCGGCCTCGCCCTGCTCACCGGCGACGGCGTCTGGGACGGCATCGGCACCCTGTGCATCGGCATCCTGCTCATCGTGATCGCCATCGTGCTCGCGGCCGAGACCAAGTCGCTGCTGCTGGGCGAGGCGGCCGGGCTCGACGACATCGAGAAGATCAAGGACGCCACCGTCGACGGCGAGACCGTCACCCGGATCATCCACATGCGCACGCTCCACCTGGGCCCCGAGGAACTGCTCGTCGCCGCCAAGGTGGCCGTCCGGAAGAACGAGACGGCCCAGGAGGTGGCCTCCGCCATCAACGCCGCCGAGGAGCGCATCCGCGCGGCCGTGCCGATCGCCCGGGTCATCTACCTGGAGCCGGACATCTACAGCGAGGCGGCGGCCGCCGCCGGAACCAACCCCGGCAAGGCCCCCGGCGGTCAGGAGCACTGA
- the ahcY gene encoding adenosylhomocysteinase: MSTRPTGQDFKVADLSLAAFGRKEITLAEHEMPGLMSIRKEYAAAQPLAGARITGSLHMTVQTAVLIETLVALGADVRWASCNIFSTQDHAAAAIAVGPEGTPENPQGVPVFAWKGETLEEYWWCTEQALTWPDTATGGPNMILDDGGDATLLVHKGVEFEKAGAAPDPSTADSEEYGHILRLLNRTLSENPQKWTQLASEIRGVTEETTTGVHRLYEMHRDGTLLFPAINVNDAVTKSKFDNKYGCRHSLIDGINRATDVLIGGKTAVVCGYGDVGKGCAESLRGQGARVIITEIDPICALQAAMDGYQVTTLDEVVETADIFVTTTGNKDIIMASDMARMKHQAIVGNIGHFDNEIDMAGLAQLPGVVKDEVKPQVHTWTFPDGKVLIVLSEGRLLNLGNATGHPSFVMSNSFADQTLAQIELFTKPQEYPTDVYVLPKHLDEKVARLHLDSLGVKLTTLRPEQADYIGVKVEGPYKSDHYRY, translated from the coding sequence ATGTCGACTCGTCCCACCGGCCAGGACTTCAAGGTCGCCGACCTCTCCCTCGCGGCCTTCGGCCGCAAGGAGATCACGCTCGCCGAACACGAGATGCCCGGCCTGATGTCGATCCGCAAGGAGTACGCGGCCGCCCAGCCCCTGGCCGGCGCCCGGATCACCGGCTCGCTGCACATGACCGTGCAGACCGCCGTCCTCATCGAGACCCTGGTCGCCCTCGGCGCCGACGTCCGCTGGGCCTCCTGCAACATCTTCTCCACCCAGGACCACGCCGCCGCCGCCATCGCGGTCGGCCCGGAGGGCACCCCCGAGAACCCGCAGGGCGTCCCCGTCTTCGCCTGGAAGGGCGAGACGCTGGAGGAGTACTGGTGGTGCACCGAGCAGGCGCTGACCTGGCCGGACACCGCCACCGGCGGCCCCAACATGATCCTCGACGACGGCGGTGACGCCACCCTGCTGGTGCACAAGGGCGTCGAGTTCGAGAAGGCCGGCGCGGCCCCGGACCCGTCCACCGCGGACAGCGAGGAGTACGGCCACATCCTGCGCCTGCTCAACCGCACCCTCTCCGAGAACCCGCAGAAGTGGACGCAGCTGGCGTCCGAGATCCGCGGTGTCACGGAGGAGACCACGACCGGTGTCCACCGTCTCTACGAGATGCACCGCGACGGCACCCTCCTGTTCCCGGCGATCAACGTCAACGACGCCGTCACCAAGTCGAAGTTCGACAACAAGTACGGATGCCGCCACTCGCTGATCGACGGCATCAACCGGGCCACCGACGTCCTCATCGGCGGCAAGACCGCCGTCGTGTGCGGCTACGGCGACGTGGGCAAGGGCTGCGCCGAGTCCCTGCGCGGCCAGGGCGCCCGGGTGATCATCACGGAGATCGACCCCATCTGCGCCCTCCAGGCGGCGATGGACGGCTACCAGGTCACCACCCTGGACGAGGTCGTCGAGACGGCCGACATCTTCGTCACCACCACCGGCAACAAGGACATCATCATGGCCTCCGACATGGCCAGGATGAAGCACCAGGCGATCGTCGGGAACATCGGCCACTTCGACAACGAGATCGACATGGCCGGCCTCGCCCAGCTCCCCGGCGTCGTCAAGGACGAGGTCAAGCCGCAGGTCCACACCTGGACGTTCCCCGACGGCAAGGTCCTCATCGTGCTGTCCGAGGGCCGCCTGCTGAACCTGGGCAACGCGACCGGCCACCCCTCCTTCGTGATGTCCAACTCGTTCGCGGACCAGACGCTGGCCCAGATCGAGCTGTTCACCAAGCCGCAGGAGTACCCGACCGACGTCTACGTGCTGCCCAAGCACCTCGACGAGAAGGTCGCCCGACTCCACCTCGACTCCCTGGGAGTCAAGCTCACCACCCTGCGTCCCGAGCAGGCGGACTACATCGGCGTGAAGGTCGAGGGCCCCTACAAGTCCGACCACTACCGCTACTGA
- a CDS encoding RDD family protein → MSGLVTGDAVVLGLHPARLPSRALAVVIDLVVVWTAYLLVSVGLAVATAALDEAAVMAVSIATFLLVLVGGPIVVETLSHGRSLGKMACGLRVVRDDGGPIRFRHALVRGAMSVVEILLSFGVIACIASLVSERGRRVGDVFAGTLVVRERVPVQRGSLAVPPPPFWLVGRFRELDLSGVPDGLWLAIRQYLTRMGQLDAGVSWSMAHRLADDLVARTGAPAPHGVPPAAYLAAVLNERQARDARRAFAAARAQGGTAAPGGGHDAGAARASQARPSEGGSGAGPGATPVAPAPDPAPAAPIAPAEAGTTATPSGATGFAPPA, encoded by the coding sequence GTGAGCGGGCTTGTGACGGGGGACGCGGTCGTCCTCGGACTGCATCCGGCGAGGCTGCCGAGTCGGGCGCTCGCCGTCGTGATCGACCTGGTCGTGGTGTGGACGGCGTACCTGCTGGTGTCGGTCGGGCTGGCCGTGGCGACGGCGGCACTGGACGAGGCGGCGGTCATGGCGGTGTCGATCGCCACGTTCCTGCTGGTGCTGGTCGGTGGGCCGATCGTCGTGGAGACGCTGAGCCACGGCCGCTCGCTGGGGAAGATGGCGTGCGGGCTCCGGGTGGTCAGGGACGACGGCGGGCCGATCCGGTTCCGTCACGCGCTGGTGCGCGGGGCGATGTCCGTCGTCGAGATCCTGCTGTCCTTCGGGGTGATCGCCTGCATCGCGTCGCTGGTCTCCGAGCGTGGGCGGCGCGTCGGCGACGTCTTCGCGGGGACGCTGGTGGTGCGTGAGCGGGTGCCCGTGCAGCGGGGCTCACTGGCCGTGCCGCCTCCGCCGTTCTGGCTGGTCGGGCGGTTCCGTGAGCTGGACCTGTCGGGGGTGCCGGACGGTCTGTGGCTCGCGATACGCCAGTACCTGACGCGGATGGGGCAGTTGGACGCGGGGGTGAGCTGGTCGATGGCCCACCGGCTGGCCGACGATCTGGTCGCGCGTACGGGGGCGCCCGCGCCTCACGGTGTTCCGCCGGCGGCCTATCTGGCGGCGGTGCTCAACGAGCGGCAGGCGCGGGACGCCCGTCGGGCGTTCGCCGCGGCCCGGGCGCAGGGCGGGACCGCAGCCCCTGGCGGCGGTCACGACGCCGGAGCGGCCCGCGCCTCGCAAGCCCGCCCCTCCGAGGGCGGCTCCGGGGCCGGGCCGGGCGCCACGCCGGTCGCACCTGCCCCTGACCCTGCCCCTGCTGCTCCGATCGCCCCTGCCGAGGCCGGGACGACGGCCACGCCGTCCGGCGCCACCGGATTCGCGCCTCCCGCGTAG